The sequence tgtgtgtgtgtgtgtgtgtgagtgtgtgtgtgtgtctgtctgtgtgtgtgtgtgtgtgtgtgtgtgagtgagtgagtgagtgagtgagtgtgagtgagtgtgtgagtgtgtgtgtgagtgagtgagtgtgtgtgtgtgtgtgtgtgtgagtgtgtgtgtgagtgagtgagtgagtgagtgagtgagtgagtgtgtgagtgagtgtgtgtgtgtgtgtgtgtgtgtgtgtgtgtgtgtgtgtgtgtgtgtgtgtgtgtgtgtgtgtgtgtgagtgagtgatctgtgagtgagtgagtgagtgtgtgtgtgtgcacgagtgagtgagtgtctgtgtgtgtgtgtgtgtgtgtgtgtgtgtgtgtgtgtgtgtgtgagtgagtgagtgagtgtctgtttgttgaattgtgtgtgttgtgtgtgagtgagtgagtgagtgagtgaatgtgtgtgtgtgtgtgtgtgtctgtgcgtgagtgtgtgtgcgtgtgtgcgtgagtgtgtgtgcgtgagtgtgtgtgtgtgtgtgtgtgtgtgtgtgcgtgcgtgcgtgcgtgcgtgagtgtgtgtgtgtgtgtgagtgagtgagtgagtgagtgtgtgtgtgtgtctgtgtgtgtgtgtgtgtgtgtgtgagtgtgtgtgtgtgtgtgtgtgtgtgagtgagtgagtgagtgagtgtttgagtgtgtgtatgtgtgtgtgtgtgtgtgtgttagtgtgtgtgcgtgagtgagtgtgtgtgtgtgtgttgagcttgagcggagtgagtgagtgagtgagtgagtgagtaattaattaattaattaattaattatttaataaataattaagagagtgagtgagtgtgtgtgtgtgtgtgtgtgtgtgtgtgtgtgtgtgtgtgtgtgtgtgtgtgtgtgtgtaagtcagTAATCAGAGATGCGTGCCGCTCGCTGTGTATCTGCTCAAGGTGACGCTCATGACGTGAAGTGATATGTGAATTGACAGACACGTCCCTAAGCATTTCTGCTCTTCCTCTTAAACGTGCtgtcactggagatcagagtctCTCTCCTGAGCATCAGGCTGCATTTCTCTCCTCGTTATTCTCTTGTGTTAATGGCCTCTGTCGCCTCCAGTCCAGCTGCTCTCCGGTCCACAGGTCACTTGCTGATCACCTGATCAATAATATCATTAGTCAGCCGCTGAACTGCACCTGCTTGTCACCATGGTGACGCTGTCACACTCCACCTGTACCTGTCCTGAAGAAAATGATCCTCAGGATGCTGAGGACTGTTACCAGGCTGTAGCTATGTGGTTTCCAaggagttctgggtggttgttatgaGGTTGCTAGGTGTCCCTATGATATTCTGACATCATGTCAGTGCACTCACTTGTTCTTTGTTggattttaatattgaaatttgccttaaatcatgaaataatttCACagataagtttatatatatttattttcttaaaaactcCATCCcacttattctattctattctattctattctattctattctattctattctattctatagtATATAATGGTGCGTTTAGAGGAACAGAATCATTATTTGAGGAATATCAGTGTTATTTCACCACAGACACACCCACTTCACTgctttacagtgtgtgtgtgtgtgtgtgtgtgcgtgcgtgtgtgtgtgtgtgtgtgtgtgtgtgtgtgtgtgtgtgtgtgtgtgtgtgtgtgtgtgtgatgcactgCCAATTGAATTACCTGTCAGTCTGTTGTCCGTGTTGCTGCCAGTGACTAATGACACCAGAATTAGTCTTCagagtctgtctgtctctgaagaggaggaggatattGAGGTAAAGacaaaaatgccattaaaatattgaaatataagaaattcataatatttatcataaaagATAAAGTccaagacgcttcaagaaaccttcctgcaaagctcctgagaaactctgctcaagtgcacCGAGGACAAAACCTGCTCTAAACACAGAGCATGCtccaccaaatgttgatttaatttagttaatagaagttaattaatctatttatgacattatttttgacagcatcctcattttacagtatttttacacaAGTGTCTCAAACTTTAACAGCTCTGTATCTTTGCAGCAGGTTTCTcgaagcgtctcggagacacagttcttctggattgagtctgtctcagtttgttctgtttcttcatgtgactccagacagactgatgatgatcagatcacatctctgtgtgcagcacaaacatctCACTGCAGTATTAACATTAATGGATAAATGactgtttggaaatgtaaactgatatttcctactgacacactacagcagaagctagaaataactgacttaaaaccagtTTCAGCTGCTGagaatactagtgttctaatcattttggcctcCACTCTATATGGGCTCTGGTGATGCTCTGTGTTTGGAGGACTCACTgatcctgtctctctctctctttctctttccagaACCTTCTAGAAGTCCAGATGGAGCAGGATGTTGAGAGCACCGTCACAGTTCGACAGCCCAAGCTGCCCAAGCAGACGTGGGACGACTTCCCCAAACCTCTGCAGGACAAGGAGCGCGTCAAGCAGAAGATCCAGCGCTACGTCCGCAAAGACGGCAAGTGCAACGTGCATCACGGAAACGTGCGGGAGACCTACCGCTACCTGACGGACATCTTCACCACACTGGTGGACCTCAAGTGGAGGTTCAACCTGTTCATCTTCGTGCTGGTTTACACCGTGACGTGGCTGTTCTTCGGCTTCATGTGGTGGCTGATCGCTTACATACGAGGAGATCTGGAGCACATAGGAGACAACCAGTGGACTCCTTGTGTCAACAACCTCAACGGCTTCGTGACGGCGTTCTTGTTCTCGATAGAAACGGAGACGACCATCGGCTACGGCCACAGGGTGATCACTGACAAGTGCCCCGAGGGCATCTTGCTGCTGCTGGTGCAGTCGGTGCTGGGCTCCATCGTCAACGCCTTCATGGTGGGCTGCATGTTCGTGAAGATCTCGCAGCCCAAGAAGCGCGCCGAGACTCTGGTGTTCTCCACCAACGCCGTCATCTCCATGCGTGACGGCCGTCTTTGTCTGATGTTTCGCGTCGGAGACCTGCGGAACTCACACATCGTGGAGGCGTCCATTAGAGCCAAAATGATCAAGTCCAAACAGACCAAGGAGGGAGAGTTCATCCCTCTCAATCAGACGGACATGAACGTGGGCTACGACACCGGAGACGACCGGCTCTTCCTGGTGTCTCCGCTCATCATCTGCCACGAGATCAATCAGCACAGCCCCTTCTGGGAGATCTCCAAAGAGCACCTGGCCCATGAGGAGCTGGAGATCGTGGTGATCCTGGAGGGCATGGTGGAGGCCACAGGTACGACATAGTCATTTCATTGCACTCAGAGATTACATTTACACATAGTGGATTTggaagacacttttatccaaaactgCTTGCATTGCATTGAAGGTGTGCATTTGATAAGTTCattcattccctgggaatcgaacccataacCATGCCATTTGTAGAGACATTCTGTGCTGTTTGCACTCAgagattacatttacatgtaaCGCATCTGGCAGTTCTTTTTTCATGTAATGCATTTGGAAGATGCTTTTCTCCAAAATCACTTGCATTAGATTGCAGGTATGCAGTGGATtggttcatgcattccctgggaatcgaacccatgactgTGGCATTTCTAGAGATATGCTGTACTGTTTGGACTCAGAGATTACGCTTAAACGGCGCATTTggaagacacttttatccaaaactgCTTGCATTGCATTTCAGGTATGCAGTGGATtggttcatgcattccctgggaattgaacccatgaccatGGCATTTCTAGAGATATGCTGTACTGTTTGCACTAAGAGATGTTTACATGTAATGCATTTGGCTATTGCATTTATCCAAAACTGCTTGTGTTGCAATGAAGGTGTGCATTTGaccagttcatgcattccctgggaatcgaacccatgacagTGGCATTTCTATAGACATGCTCTACTGTTTGCACTCAGAGATTACGCTTACACGGCGCATTTGgaagacatttttatccaaaactGTTTGCATATCATTGAAGGTGTGCATTTGATCAGTTTGAGCATTCCCTGAGAATCAAACCAGTGACCGTGGCATTGCTAGACATGATCTCATGTTTGAGTCCAATTAACTTCTTATTTCTCAGAGATTACATTTACAGGTAGTGCGTTCATCAGATGCTTTTGTTCAAAAcaacttgcattgcattgaagatgtgcatttgatcagttcatggatttcttgggaatcgaacccatgaccatGGCATTTCTAAAGAAGTACTCCACACTTTGTACTCAGAGATTACATTTACTTCttcatgcttttatccaaaattgCTTGCTTTGCATTGAAGGTGTGCATTTGATCACTTCACGTATATGCTGGGAATCGAACCCCTGACCTTGACATCGATTTGAGCTACAGGAAGTTTGTTGCGTTGAATAGAAAAAAACTCCATAACTGACCCTATTAAGTAGAACTCATACTGAATGAGCAATATCAGATGTCTAATTCCCAGCATTCCCTGGAAATCGAACCCCTGACCGTGGCGTTTCTAGAGACATGCTGTACAGTTTGCAGTCAgagattacatttacatgtaatgcattcggcagatgcttttatccaaaatcaCTTGTGTTACACCTGGCTCAGGGATGTAACATTAAGGGAGACGACACAGTAGGAACAGTAGGAACTGCAGGTGAATGGATGCACAAGGTGAAGAGTTGTCAGTGCTAGTGAATGGATGCGAAACAGAGCATCATGTCATAAAATTGGAGCATGGCTCTGGCAAACTGCCCAAGCTACAGCTAACCAATGCATTAAGTGTGACTCGGACTCTGTAATGAGTGAAGGAAGGGTTAGAATAGATGACGTATCAACTGTGACCAAACAGATAAATGGGACAACAAATTCTCCAAATCTTTCAGAtgattttggataaaataattgcattgaaGGTATGCAGTGGATTGGTTCATGCATTTGCTTCTCTTTGGACTGCACACGGAGAGTAAATGTTGCGGCTTAATGTTCTGTTATTTTGAGACTGAGCATGATATTATGTTGAGCATAAATTACTTTAAAGTAGTAGTTGCACCTGCCAGTGCctgcatgtgtttatgtgtgctaTCACCAGTTAAGAATCAGTTACAAAAATTAAAGGTAACTTGATGtctatttgtgatgtttttacttaATACAGTGAAGTTATTGTCAGATACATAAAGTATTTGATATCAAAGTGTAGTTTAATGTagagaaatgttgtttttattcttttaagatCACAGTACTGATAAGTATTGGTTTTTAAACTTAGATGGTTTAAAGCAGTTGATTAAAGTTAGCTTGTTGGTTTGTACAGTGCTGTTGTACTTGTCACTGACAGCATATTTGTGACAGTATTATCATCACAATATTAATATGGTAACTGATGCATTTACGTTAAAACAGTTCAGGGTATTTATTCATGAGGATAACTACAGGATAACTAGCATTCACCAGCAGACAAATGATGTATTTATGTTTCCTATAAAGCCGTTCTAATctaaataatcaaactaaacgaAGAAGAAGCTGAAATatcatttttgtcatgttttgatcACTGCATCATTCCCAGACCTCCACTCGAGTGATTTCACAGGTTTCATCACTGCACTATTATTCTAACGAGGAATGAGGAGAGTATCCCAACCTTTAACGAGTTGCAGTGTGTACTGATAAAAAAGTGTTCTGTGCCTGTTACTTTGGTTTGCTGACATGcatgttaattagttaattttgtCTATATTTGCATACGTGGCTAATCGAATCAGTGTTAATTTCATATTGTGGTATTGGAATTAGCTTACGACTTGTATCTTAGTGAGTAATTAGTCAGTTCAACCAGAGTGTATTTATATTAACCCTTCTATCTCTGGTCATCACTGTCCAACTAGATGACCACagaactgaataaataatctctccattgatgtgtggtttgttaggaggacaatatttgtctgagatacaactatttgaaaatctggaatctgagggtgcaaaaaaatctaaatattgagaaaatcatctttaaagttgttcaaatgaagttcttagcaatgcatattactaatcaataattaagttttgatatatttacagtaggatatttactaaatatcttcatggaacatgatctttacttaatatcctaatgatttttggcataaaagacaaatgtataattgtgacccatacaatatatctgtgctacttatgactgcttctgtgctgcagggacacaaatatgttttttttataataattcagtaaatggtaagattttcagttttcaggtGAACGGTTGCTCTAACAGCATCCCAAGAGAAAGAGTCTGAAACAGGACGACACATCAGGACTCatgatatactgtaaatatagtcCCAGATCAATACACAGTGGCTTCTAAAGGCTCTGTGTGCTGGGAAATATCCCAGAAATCCCACTGGAGTGCAGTACTGGAAACACGATAGATGACGTGACCTCGTGTGTCTGTGGATCATTAAAGACTCTGAGCTTCTCACATGATGGTTTCTTCAGCTCTTTTGCCACTCTTCTGATCTGTGTAGTTCCCTGAAGGATGAGCAGCTGTGTGTGAGGGTGGATGATCTGGAGTGTGTGTAGAAGCGATGCGGTCGCTTCAGAGGAGTGTGTGATTCAGCTCGCTGACGTAACACCTTTAGAAGACCAGCGAGCGAACGTCTCACACTTTCTTTACTCCTCCGGTTTTATTTGAAGATCATCAGAAACACACTGGTGATTTGCAGGTTTGCAGCAGAAGATGGTTTATTAGAGCAGCTTAATCACAGTCCAtctgcttttgagatgtgtttctgatattttgaatgcagtgcttcattttgcaagagatgtgaggcattttgcattttgtgtgcaattcttggatttgtgtgtaaagttttgaaaaaagaggcaaagttttgaaaatgtgagtAGTTGAAAGAACTGTAATCACCAATTACTGCAATTTtccataaaaacaagaaatgtcaGTTTTGCTTTCATGGTGAGTTTAAAGCAGGAGGAGAGAGGTGACGTGTGTAGAGTGCAGATTTCTACATCGTGCTTTAGTAAAGAGTTAAGGCTAaacacagttgtgctcataagtttacatcaGAATCTgcaagatgtttatgatttaaaaaataagagggatcaaaCATGTTTTAGTAGTTGTTCTTTTAGTGCACAGATCTCTCCAGACGAAAACAGATGATCCTGTTGAGAAGTTAACATCTTCTGATGGTTGCTCACATTTTTATTCTGCACATTTGAGCTCTTCCCAACAGAGACTGCATGATGTGAGCTCCATCTGTTCACGCTGAAGACGAACGAGAGGctcactgatgctcaagaaggaaaCACACGATATATAAAGAACGAGGGACAGCATCGTCTGTGTCAGTTCAGTTATTATCGGGAATAGATGGAAACGTCTGCGCTTGAGACTGATTTCAGTGGTTTAGCTTCTCATTTTCTGTGAGCTGCAGGAAGGTCGCGTCACACAGCCGCTCATAAACGCTGCAGACATGGAGGATCTTCTAGATacaattagacaaaaaaaaaaaaaaaagaaaagaaaacaggaaaaatcTGCGCGTTTGCTTTCTCTGCAACTGTGATGCTATTTTGAGGGTTTGTGAGTGCAGTTGCCATGGCGACGGCGCAGCATTAGGAAAACCCACTGACATTATATAACAACCTTATCTAAAGCGCGCCGCCGAAGTATTACTGTTATTATGATTACTATAGTGTTATTATGATGCACGCGACTGATCTGTCATTACTGCGGCAGCACTCTCAGTCTTCTGTCTCGTGATCAGGATGAGAGTGTGCAGATCACGACACACAGAGAAGGCCTCGTTTCTTTGAGGAGTGTAAGCCTTCCTCGTGTCTAGTCTCCAtttcctggagagagagagagagagagagagagagagagagagagactgtgtttCTAGTGTGTGTCGGCCGGCGGTGAGGTCGAGGGTGCTCAGGGCTTGACTGGGGAACGGGAACAGCTGGTGGCGTGTTCACAGCTGACCTGTTGCCATGGCGATGAGAACACGCACGAGGACACGTGTCATCACAAGACACATGTCGACAGGTTCGCGTTCTTTGTGCTGTTCAGCTTTAATGTTGTTCTGCTCGTCGTTCAGGTTCTGTGTACAGCTCTGTGTCGTGTCCTGagccacagtgtgtgtgtgtgtgtgtgtgtgtgtgtgtgtgtgtgtgtgtgtgggcgagCGTggtttcaccaagtacaacatgttcctggatcaacattccaaacaaccaatcagaattgagatataacttttcaggaaatatctgttttaggcttacaaacAGGGTTAGGAGCTTCTACACTCTTGATAATCAGTTATCATtccacactgattttaggaattcATTATgagtagggttaggtttaggggtagggattgggttaagtctatatttttggacaataatgttgatccagaaaCATGCCTTACTTgacaaaatcacggcgaccgtatatgtgtgtgtgtgtgtgtgtgtgtgtgtgtgtgtgtgtgtgtgtgtgtgtgtgtgtgtgagtttgtgtgtgcatctgtgtgtatgtattgtgtgtgtgagtttgtgtgtgtgtgtgtgtgtgtgtgtgtgtgtgtgtgtgtgtgtgtgtgttagtgtgtgtgtttgtgtgtgagtgtgtgtattaaatatatatatatatatatatagtgtgtgtatgtgtgtgtgtgtgtgtgtgtgtgtgtgtgtgtgtatgtgtgtgtgtgagtgtgtgtgtgtgtgtgagtttgtgtgtgtgtttgtgtgtgtgtctgtctgtgtgtgtgtgtgtgtgtgtgtgtgtgtgtgtgtgtgtgtgtgtgtatgtatgtgtgtgtgtgtgtgtttgtttttttgtttttttgagagtgtgtgtgtgtgtctgtgtctgtgtgtgtggtgtgtgtgtgtgtgtgtgtgtgtgtgtgtgtgtgtgtgtgtgtgtgtgtgtgtgtgagtttgtgtgtgtgtgtgcttgtgtgtgtgtgtgtgtgtgtatgtatgtatgtgtgtggtgtgtgtgtgtgtgtgtgtgtgtgtgtgtgtgtgtgtgtgtgtgtgtgtgtgtgtgagagtgtgtctgtgtgtatgtgtgtgtgtgtatgttgtatgtggtgtgtgtgctcttgtttttttgttgtttttttttttttttttttttttttttcttccttggtGAGTgagtctcagtgtgtgtgtggtgtgtgtgtgtgtgtgtgagtgagtgagtgagtctcagtgtgtgtgtgtgtgagtgtgtgtgtgtgtgtgtgtatgtgcgtgtgtgtgtgtgtgtgtgtgtatgtgagtctgactgtgtgtgtgtgtgtgtgtgtgtgtggtgtgtgtgtgtgtgtgtgtgtgtgtgtgtgtgtgtgtgtgtgtgtgtgtgtgtgtgtgtgtgtgtgtgtgtgtgtgtgtgtgagagtgagtgagcgagtctcagtgtgtgtgtgtgtgtgtgtgtgagtatgtctgtgtgtgtgtgtgtgtctgtgtgtgtgtgtgtgtgtgtgtgtgtgtgagagtgagtgagtgagtctcagtgtgtgtgtgtgtgtgtgtgtgtgtgtgtgtgtgtgtgtgtgtgtgtgtgtctgtgtgtgtgtgtttggagggtTCTTGATCTTGGGCTGCTGTCTGCTGATAACGGTGCAGTGACCGTGGCTCTCCTGTCACAGCAGCGCAGGACGCAGGGATTTGGTTTAAAGCGTTATCTCACACCAGATGAATGAAAGTTCTCTAGTAAACTGtatatcacacaaacacacggtGCTCTCGCTGACGGACTCTTGTGTGTTCACGAGCGCAGGTAATACAGTGGAGGCTGATGAAGTGTGATGCAGCTCCCGCCATGATTCCACACGACAGAGCGACTCTGAGACACGTGTTATATaagcggctgtgtgtgtgtgtgtgtgtttctgtgctctGAGAGCGCAGAGGGAACGGCACACGAGATGCGCTCACAGAGGTGGCAGTGTTTGGATTGTGACTGGAGACAGTGACCTTTGAACCCTGGACTCACTAAGTGTTGGTGTCACACATTTATTCTGCATCTAGTGGAGCAGGAGTGTAAGGAGGCTGTGAGGATGGAGGTTTACTGCGGTTCTGTCCTAAGCTTCTCCATCACATCTAGTTTTCTACATTTATCTTCATTCATTTGACAGACTCTTGACACACAGCACATACCGTAGTATCATTTCTTACTTTCTCTGGAAATGAAAGCAGTTTTATATCCATGGGGTGCTTTTTTTGGAAAAGGTTTTGTGTAAATATCCATGTTTCATTGATTAACACTCATTGATTTAAttgattacagtttttctcagtcgctttggtgcatttctcgaatcattcttaatatttgcaaagaagtatgtgcatttctcaaaacaattcgtacaaacagcaccacacaatgggttacctgcaaaagcctgtaacttactcagaatctttagttcatctctcaaaagcaagtatttatgtcaatgaacatatcagtgcTATCAGAATtaaaagtccttgtgtcattgttcacaaacaagatagtcaaaatgcttagtcatgttgtcaatataacagtgcactCTGTTAGAATTACCTGAtgtaactatggcaacattttggatgacagttactgtattgaacagtatgacatatgcttatgtatgctacagtatatatccattacaaaagtacaaatttacacattactgtatgtgggatattgactgaaagagactggatagtattggtctgaccaaaaaaaaaaaatttaaaaacctttacaatgtcactgtgaaatagaaaaggaaaaagtacagtttttctcagtcgctttggtacatttcccgattcatccttgacatttgcaaaacagtaagtgcatttctcaaaacaactcgtacaaatagcaaaacaccatggattacctgcaaaagccagtctcttaaaatccttagttcatctctcaaaaataaatatctgtgtcaatgaacatgtcagtgccatcagaatgacaagtccttgtgtcactgtgtacggataagacagtcaattgcttagtcatgttgtcaatataacagtgtactctggagggatgttctgatgtaaactatggcaacattttggatgacagttactgtattgaacattataccatatgcttatgtatgccatatatccatttcaaaagtacaaatttacacattactgtatgtgagatattgattgaaagagactggatagaattcctagttacacttttactagtggtctgaccaaaaaaaaaaccaaacaaacaaaaaaaacctttacaatgtcattgtgatatagagaaggaaaaaagaaatatgggcacaaatatgaaaataaaaagataagtccACTGTGTAACTCTTGTGTCTGTCTATACAGtgtatgctttccaactgaagagtcatgagatgaacctttgagctatttcagagaaatggtttatcattggattatctacattctcttcattagtcaagattcacttgcacaattcatgccaaatttacaaaaagtctaataataataataataatgtgtaaaaaaaaaaatgtgcttggcagtttatgacaactagatgaacctttTTGCATCCAgtgacttatacgatgaactaacgactagatgttttgaggttaagactattgcacagaaaactatataatacattttgagtagtaacatgacattagcaactgataatgtaggaaaccgcagataatgtgcataatcaattgcatgaatctaaaaaagtaatcacaacttgttcaaaagaatgagaaactggtttttatgatgtgtataaatgactagatgatgtggaggttgtacaagtagttttgagaatttcatttctgatttgagaaatgcaccaaagtgactgagaaaaactgtaacacagAACAGACTGTATGTCTATCATGATCAAATATACTGAAcgtttatatttacatatatagcacacacacacacacacacacacacacacacacacacacacacacacacacacacacactcacacacacacacacacacacacacacacacacacacacacacacacacacacacacacacacacacacaacacacacacacacacacacacacacacacacacacacacacacacacacacacacacacacacacacacacacacacacacacacacacacacacacacacgggctcacacacacacacacacaagctcactcacacacacacacacacacacacacacacacactcacacacacacacacacacaggctcacacacaaacacactcactcactcactcacacacacacacacacaaacacactctctcactcacacacacacacacacacactcacacacacacacacacacacacaggctcactcacacacacacttacactcacacacacacacacacacacacacacacacacacacacacacacacacacactcactcacacacacacacacacacacacacaccagagacacacacacacacacacacacacacacacacacacacacacacactcactcacacacacacacacacacacacacacacacaccacgcacacaaacacacacacacacacacacacacacacacacacacacacacacacacacacacacacacacacacacacacacacactctcacacacacacacagtcacacacactctcacacacacacacacacacacacagtaacacactcactcactcacacacacacacacacacacacacacacactctcacacacacacacacacacaccacacacacacacacaccacacacacacacacacacacacacactcaacacacacacacacacacacacacac is a genomic window of Cyprinus carpio isolate SPL01 chromosome B10, ASM1834038v1, whole genome shotgun sequence containing:
- the LOC109076838 gene encoding G protein-activated inward rectifier potassium channel 2-like: MEQDVESTVTVRQPKLPKQTWDDFPKPLQDKERVKQKIQRYVRKDGKCNVHHGNVRETYRYLTDIFTTLVDLKWRFNLFIFVLVYTVTWLFFGFMWWLIAYIRGDLEHIGDNQWTPCVNNLNGFVTAFLFSIETETTIGYGHRVITDKCPEGILLLLVQSVLGSIVNAFMVGCMFVKISQPKKRAETLVFSTNAVISMRDGRLCLMFRVGDLRNSHIVEASIRAKMIKSKQTKEGEFIPLNQTDMNVGYDTGDDRLFLVSPLIICHEINQHSPFWEISKEHLAHEELEIVVILEGMVEATGMTCQARSSYVASEIKWGYRFTPVLMLEDGFYEVDYNSFHDIYETYTPSCSARELAEMTARSRLPLTWSVSSRLSTQGLPDSQERAAARPRSGGRGTDVANMESESKV